The following are from one region of the Populus trichocarpa isolate Nisqually-1 chromosome 8, P.trichocarpa_v4.1, whole genome shotgun sequence genome:
- the LOC7471089 gene encoding alkaline/neutral invertase A, mitochondrial gives MNSSSCIGISTMKPCCRIIISYRSFSHFGVSLSRSNNNSVIHTNLSKSHPKSVYNHEFHCCNNRSWSQDTGHKCIVNLDRRGFNVCDWNWGHARGFSSGFLVDKGSSSRGVLVIPKVASDIRNHSTSVEGHVNTKGFESIYIQGGLNVKPLVIEKIETESDVAKEGKEETSSNRVEINGSEVNTNFFKGLNESTTPKVVEREVSKIEKEAWQLLRGTIVNYCGNPVGTVAANDPADRQPLNYDQVFIRDFVPSALAFLLNGEMEIVKNFLLHTLQLQSWEKTVDCYSPGQGLMPASFKVKTVPLDGSDGGFEEVLDPDFGESAIGRVAPVDSGLWWIILLRAYGKITGDYALQERVDVQTGIRLGLNLCLSDGFDMFPTLLVTDGSCMIDRRMGIHGHPLEIQALFYSALRCAREMLIVNDETKNLVAAINNRLSALSFHIREYYWVDMRKINEIYRYNTEEYSTDAVNKFNIYPDQIPSWLVDWIPEEGGYLIGNLQPAHMDFRFFTLGNLWAIVSSLGTSKQNEGILNLIEARWDDLMGHMPLKICYPALEYEEWRIITGSDPKNTPWSYHNGGSWPTLLWQFTLACIKMGKPELAQKAIALAETRLSMDQWPEYYDTRSGRFIGKQSRLFQTWTISGFLTSKMLLENPDKASLLFLEEDYELLEICVCALSKTGRKKCSRFAARSQILV, from the exons atgaacaGTAGTAGTTGTATTGGTATCTCAACAATGAAACCCTGTTGCAGAATCATAATTAGTTACCGAAGTTTTTCACATTTTGGGGTTTCTCTCTCAAGATCTAATAATAATTCAGTCATTCATACCAATTTGTCGAAATCACACCCGAAATCGGTATATAATCATGAATTCCACTGCTGTAATAACCGTAGTTGGTCACAAGATACGGGTCATAAATGTATAGTTAATCTGGATCGCAGAGGTTTTAATGTCTGCGATTGGAATTGGGGTCATGCTAGGGGTTTTAGTTCAGGTTTTCTTGTCGATAAGGGTAGTAGTTCAAGGGGTGTTTTAGTAATTCCCAAAGTAGCGTCAGACATTAGGAATCATTCGACTTCGGTAGAGGGTCATGTTAATACGAAAGGATTTGAGAGTATTTACATTCAAGGAGGGTTGAATGTGAAGCCTTTAGTGATAGAAAAGATTGAAACAGAAAGTGATGTAGctaaagaaggaaaagaggaaACATCTAGTAATAGGGTGGAGATTAATGGATCCGAAGTAAATACAAACTTCTTCAAGGGTTTGAATGAGAGCACAACTCCTAAGGTTGTTGAGAGAGAGGTGTCTAAGATCGAGAAGGAAGCGTGGCAGTTGCTTCGAGGCACCATTGTGAATTACTGTGGGAATCCAGTAGGGACTGTCGCTGCTAATGATCCTGCCGACAGGCAACCGTTGAATTATGACCAAGTCTTCATTCGTGATTTTGTTCCATCCGCACTTGCTTTTTTGCTTAATGGAGAAATGGAGATTGtgaagaattttcttcttcacaCTTTGCAGTTGCAG AGCTGGGAGAAAACAGTGGACTGTTACAGTCCTGGGCAAGGGTTAATGCCAGCAAGTTTTAAAGTTAAAACAGTGCCTCTTGATGGTAGTGATGGAGGTTTTGAGGAGGTTTTGGATCCTGATTTTGGTGAATCGGCCATTGGGCGTGTTGCGCCTGTTGATTCTG GGCTGTGGTGGATAATTTTGTTGAGAGCTTATGGGAAGATAACAGGCGACTATGCATTGCAAGAGAGGGTTGATGTCCAGACAGGAATCAGACTCGGACTAAATTTGTGTTTATCAGATGGGTTTGATATGTTTCCTACGCTGTTAGTCACTGATGGTTCCTGCATGATTGATAGACGGATGGGTATCCATGGACACCCTCTTGAAATCCAA GCCTTGTTCTATTCTGCTTTGCGATGTGCTCGTGAGATGCTCATAGTCAATGATGAAACCAAGAATCTGGTGGCTGCAATAAATAATCGACTCAGTGCACTCTCATTCCATATCAGAGAGTATTATTGGGTGGACATGAGGAAGATCAATGAGATCTACCGTTACAACACTGAAGAATACTCTACAGATGCAGTCAACAAGTTCAACATATACCCCGATCAAATTCCTTCATGGCTAGTGGATTGGATTCCTGAGGAAGGTGGTTACCTCATTGGCAATCTACAGCCGGCTCACAtggattttaggttttttactCTTGGGAACCTTTGGGCCATCGTCTCTTCTCTGGGAACCTCAAAACAAAATGAGGGTATCCTAAATTTGATCGAGGCCAGGTGGGATGATCTCATGGGCCATATGCCTCTTAAGATTTGTTACCCTGCTTTGGAATATGAAGAATGGCGCATAATTACTGGCAGTGATCCAAAGAACAC CCCATGGTCATATCACAATGGTGGATCTTGGCCAACACTGCTGTGGCAG TTCACATTAGCTTGTATCAAGATGGGGAAACCAGAATTAGCACAAAAGGCAATTGCTTTGGCAGAGACGAGATTATCAATGGATCAATGGCCTGAATACTATGACACTCGCAGTGGAAGGTTTATAGGCAAACAGTCCAGGCTTTTTCAGACATGGACAATCTCTGGTTTCCTAACATCAAAGATGCTTTTAGAGAATCCAGATAAAGCATCCTTGTTGTTCTTGGAAGAGGATTATGAGCTCCTGGAGATATGTGTTTGTGCACTAAGCAAAACTGGCCGGAAGAAGTGCTCACGCTTTGCTGCAAGATCTCAAATTCTTGTCTGA